In a single window of the Verrucomicrobium sp. genome:
- a CDS encoding TrbI/VirB10 family protein — protein MNVHRLEFLWKGQFGRFVLAGIAFGLVLGGVLYWKARHPRTDTVKNGPAQNAQASQSTVTTLDNGIPVFHAPAPRRAAATTQPHRSGNLPTSFLAFPISDRPQLGAAYAAYGRLIRCKLVITVDSNRIQTPILGTVLEDVYSVTHQLVVPAGAEVHGMAQLNSSEERIGSQNRWVLVWQEDDREVELPVSGLALDHDPSPDGRTWGITDGSAGLRGETIKTDNLAEIKELIAQFAAGAAQSLAQNEVQSALTANGTVIVQQNNGLTQALAQGAQNAASLYAQQIAEAVRRDGIFVRVPAGTDFYLYVTQTLDASQARAGATLAAGSNPALSDSAARPAAQPLTPSHP, from the coding sequence ATGAACGTCCACCGCCTCGAATTCCTCTGGAAGGGCCAGTTCGGCCGGTTCGTCCTGGCGGGGATCGCCTTCGGGCTGGTCCTGGGGGGCGTCCTCTACTGGAAAGCCCGCCATCCCCGGACCGACACAGTGAAGAACGGTCCCGCCCAGAATGCCCAGGCGTCGCAATCGACCGTGACGACCCTGGACAACGGCATCCCGGTCTTCCATGCCCCGGCCCCGCGCCGGGCGGCGGCGACCACCCAGCCGCACCGCTCGGGGAATCTTCCCACGTCGTTCCTGGCCTTCCCGATCTCGGACCGGCCGCAGCTGGGAGCGGCCTACGCTGCCTACGGGCGCCTGATCCGCTGCAAGCTGGTCATCACGGTCGATTCCAATCGGATCCAGACGCCGATCCTGGGGACGGTCCTCGAGGACGTCTACTCGGTGACGCACCAGCTGGTCGTCCCCGCCGGGGCCGAGGTCCATGGCATGGCCCAGCTCAATAGTTCGGAGGAGCGAATCGGCTCCCAGAACCGCTGGGTGCTGGTCTGGCAGGAGGACGACCGAGAGGTGGAGCTGCCGGTGAGCGGCCTGGCCCTCGACCACGATCCGTCGCCGGATGGCCGCACTTGGGGGATCACCGACGGGTCGGCGGGGCTGCGCGGCGAGACGATCAAGACCGACAACCTGGCCGAGATCAAGGAGCTGATCGCGCAATTCGCCGCCGGGGCCGCTCAATCCCTCGCCCAGAACGAAGTCCAGTCGGCACTCACCGCGAACGGCACCGTCATCGTCCAGCAGAACAACGGCCTGACCCAAGCCCTAGCTCAGGGGGCGCAGAACGCCGCCAGCCTCTACGCCCAGCAGATCGCCGAGGCGGTACGGCGGGACGGCATCTTCGTCCGGGTGCCCGCGGGGACCGATTTCTACCTCTACGTCACGCAGACGCTCGACGCGAGCCAGGCCCGGGCCGGGGCGACGCTCGCCGCCGGGTCGAATCCCGCCCTTTCCGACTCCGCCGCCCGTCCGGCGGCCCAACCCCTCACCCCCTCCCATCCATGA